In Stutzerimonas stutzeri, a genomic segment contains:
- a CDS encoding ABC transporter ATP-binding protein, translating to MTENLIEVRDLAVEFITGGQAQRVVEAVSFDIRKGETLALVGESGSGKSVTAHSILRLLPYPLAQHPAGEIRYAGEDLIKASEKRMRAIRGNRIAMVFQEPMTSLNPLHTIGKQINEVLQIHKGLNGKAATARTLELLELVGIPEPAKRIRAYPHELSGGQRQRVMIAMALANEPELLIADEPTTALDVTVQLKILELLKELQARLGMALLLISHDLNLVRRIADHVCVMQSGRVVEQASCEELFESPQHPYTKELLAAEPSGGPVAVDGSSPTLLEVKDVRVWFPIKKGLFRHTVDHVKAVDGVTFSLPKGQTLGIVGESGSGKSTLGLAILRLLSSTGQIRFQDQALEKMSQRAVRPLRRQMQVVFQDPFGSLSPRMSVSQIVGEGLSIHGKGSAEEQAQTIIDALVEVGLDPESRHRYPHEFSGGQRQRIAIARALVLKPELILLDEPTSALDRTVQRQVVELLRSLQAKYNLTYLFISHDLAVVRALSHQMMVVKQGKVVEQGAAEAIFAAPQHPYTQQLLESAFMVPATDEQPEEGQAHGFSYR from the coding sequence ATGACTGAGAATCTGATAGAGGTCCGCGATCTGGCTGTCGAGTTCATAACCGGCGGTCAGGCACAGCGAGTCGTCGAGGCGGTGAGCTTCGATATCCGCAAAGGCGAGACCCTGGCGTTGGTCGGTGAAAGCGGCTCTGGCAAGTCCGTCACTGCTCATTCGATCTTGCGTCTGCTGCCCTACCCGCTCGCGCAGCACCCGGCCGGTGAAATTCGCTACGCCGGTGAAGACCTGATCAAAGCAAGCGAGAAGCGCATGCGCGCCATACGCGGCAACCGCATCGCTATGGTGTTCCAGGAGCCGATGACCTCGCTCAACCCGTTGCACACCATTGGCAAACAGATCAACGAAGTGCTGCAGATTCACAAGGGGCTCAACGGCAAGGCAGCCACGGCACGCACGCTCGAACTTCTCGAACTGGTCGGAATACCGGAGCCGGCCAAGCGGATCCGAGCCTATCCCCACGAGCTGTCAGGCGGCCAGCGTCAGCGTGTGATGATCGCCATGGCATTGGCGAACGAACCCGAGTTACTTATTGCCGACGAACCGACCACCGCGCTGGACGTGACGGTACAGCTGAAAATACTTGAGCTGCTCAAGGAATTACAGGCACGCCTGGGCATGGCTCTGCTGCTGATCAGCCATGATCTGAACCTCGTTCGCCGAATCGCTGATCACGTATGTGTCATGCAGAGCGGTCGCGTCGTCGAACAAGCATCTTGCGAAGAACTGTTCGAGTCACCGCAGCATCCTTACACCAAGGAACTGCTCGCGGCGGAACCTAGCGGCGGGCCGGTAGCGGTTGACGGCTCGTCGCCGACGCTGCTGGAAGTAAAGGACGTGCGAGTCTGGTTTCCCATTAAAAAGGGGCTATTCAGGCACACCGTCGACCATGTGAAGGCGGTTGATGGGGTCACGTTCAGTCTGCCAAAGGGTCAGACGCTGGGCATCGTCGGTGAAAGCGGCTCGGGAAAATCGACACTGGGATTAGCAATTTTGCGACTGTTGTCCAGCACCGGGCAGATTAGATTTCAGGATCAAGCTCTGGAGAAGATGTCCCAACGGGCGGTACGCCCTTTACGACGCCAGATGCAGGTGGTGTTCCAAGATCCTTTCGGCAGTCTCAGCCCACGGATGTCAGTCAGCCAGATCGTCGGAGAGGGGCTCAGTATCCATGGAAAGGGTTCTGCCGAGGAACAAGCGCAGACGATCATCGATGCGCTCGTCGAGGTTGGACTCGACCCGGAAAGCCGCCATCGCTACCCTCACGAATTTTCCGGGGGGCAGCGGCAACGAATCGCCATAGCCAGGGCACTGGTACTCAAGCCTGAGCTGATCCTGCTTGATGAGCCAACCTCGGCACTGGATCGAACCGTACAACGGCAGGTGGTGGAGCTACTACGCTCGCTACAGGCCAAGTACAACCTGACCTACCTGTTCATCAGCCATGATCTGGCGGTGGTACGGGCGCTCAGTCATCAGATGATGGTGGTCAAGCAAGGCAAGGTCGTTGAACAGGGAGCAGCCGAGGCTATCTTTGCTGCTCCCCAACATCCGTATACACAGCAGTTGCTGGAATCTGCCTTTATGGTTCCAGCAACTGATGAACAACCAGAAGAGGGACAAGCACATGGGTTTTCTTACCGGTAA
- the hupB gene encoding nucleoid-associated protein HU-beta: MNKSELIDAIAASADIPKAVAGRALDAVIESVTGALKAGDSVVLVGFGTFAVKERAARTGRNPQTGKPINIAAAKIPGFKAGKALKDAVN; the protein is encoded by the coding sequence GTGAACAAGTCGGAACTGATCGATGCCATCGCTGCATCTGCTGATATCCCGAAAGCTGTTGCTGGCCGCGCGCTGGATGCAGTGATTGAATCCGTCACTGGCGCCCTGAAGGCTGGTGATTCCGTGGTGCTGGTTGGTTTCGGTACTTTCGCTGTCAAGGAACGTGCTGCTCGTACTGGCCGTAACCCGCAGACTGGCAAGCCAATCAACATCGCTGCGGCCAAGATCCCGGGTTTCAAAGCTGGCAAGGCTCTGAAAGACGCTGTCAACTAA
- the fabI gene encoding enoyl-ACP reductase FabI translates to MGFLTGKRVLIVGVASKLSIASGIAAAMHREGAELAFTYQNEKLKGRVEEFAAGWGSGPELCFPCDVASDDEIAKVFEELSQKWDGLDGIVHSVGFAPGDQLDGDFTDVTTREGFRIAHDISAYSLVALAKAGRPMMKGRNGSILTLSYLGAERTMPNYNVMGMAKASLEAGVRYLAGSLGPEGTRVNAVSAGPIRTLAASGIKSFRKMLAANEKQTPLRRNVTIEEVGNAGAFLCSDLASGISGEILYVDGGFNTTAMGAMED, encoded by the coding sequence ATGGGTTTTCTTACCGGTAAGCGCGTACTGATCGTCGGCGTCGCCAGCAAGCTGTCGATTGCCTCAGGCATCGCCGCCGCCATGCATCGTGAAGGCGCCGAACTGGCATTCACCTATCAGAACGAGAAGCTCAAGGGTCGCGTCGAAGAGTTCGCCGCAGGCTGGGGCTCGGGTCCGGAGTTGTGCTTCCCGTGCGACGTCGCCAGCGACGATGAAATCGCCAAGGTTTTCGAAGAGCTGAGCCAAAAGTGGGACGGCCTGGACGGTATCGTTCACTCAGTAGGCTTCGCCCCGGGTGATCAGCTCGACGGTGACTTCACCGACGTAACGACCCGCGAAGGGTTCCGCATCGCGCACGACATCAGCGCCTACAGCCTGGTCGCATTAGCCAAGGCCGGGCGCCCAATGATGAAGGGCCGCAATGGCAGCATCCTGACGCTCTCCTACCTGGGTGCCGAGCGCACCATGCCCAACTACAACGTAATGGGCATGGCCAAGGCCAGTCTCGAGGCAGGTGTTCGTTATCTGGCAGGCAGCCTCGGCCCGGAAGGCACTCGCGTCAACGCCGTATCCGCCGGCCCCATCCGCACGCTGGCAGCCTCCGGGATCAAAAGCTTTCGGAAGATGCTGGCGGCCAATGAAAAGCAGACACCCCTGCGCCGCAACGTCACCATCGAGGAAGTCGGCAATGCCGGCGCGTTCCTCTGCTCTGATCTAGCATCTGGTATCAGCGGAGAAATTCTTTACGTCGACGGCGGCTTCAACACTACCGCAATGGGCGCGATGGAAGATTGA
- a CDS encoding extracellular solute-binding protein: protein MRPILLLLSCLGVSFPSFATISESHGYAQFGTLKYAEGFTHFDWVNPDAPKGGRLQLMASGTFDTLNPYTFKGTSPSATPGFFQYGISELNEPLMVGTGVYDPSGDEPASAYGLIAETIEYSDNHSWVVFNLRDSARFHDGHPITAYDVAFSYRLLVKDGHPRYRTDLQGIKRVDILNRHRIRFVFDKPGQPLLIMRLGELPVLPQHYWKDRDFRATTFEPPLGSGPYRVSEVQPGRRLSFERVKNWWGADIPANRGKYNFDRIDVEFYRDTTVAFEAFKVGEFDFYIEHQAKNWANGYQFPAVLRGDVIRAEIPHQIPTQTQALFMNGRRPAFADVKIRQALGMLFDFEWTNRALFYGAYQRSESYYPNSEFSATGTPEGGEWLLLSPFRDQLPAQLFTEPFELPKTDGRGIPRDTLRKALALLGQAGWKLTPDGLRNKAGRVFRFEILLVNPGLERILQPYVENLARIGIQARLRTVDGAQYKQRLDQYDYDMILTTLAQSLSPGLEQWLYFHSSQINVKGGRNYAGVANPIIDRLLEKLLAAKTREEQIAAARAVDRVLLWNHYTIPNWYISYHRLAYRNRFAHVTTPPYTLGLRAWWLKDLEKAQ, encoded by the coding sequence ATGCGACCCATCCTATTGTTATTGAGCTGCCTGGGAGTGAGCTTTCCATCGTTCGCGACCATCAGCGAGAGCCACGGTTACGCGCAGTTCGGGACCCTCAAGTATGCGGAAGGCTTCACCCATTTCGACTGGGTGAACCCCGATGCGCCGAAGGGTGGACGCTTGCAGCTGATGGCGTCCGGTACATTCGACACGCTCAACCCTTATACCTTCAAAGGAACCAGCCCAAGCGCGACTCCGGGCTTCTTCCAGTACGGCATCAGCGAGCTGAACGAACCGTTGATGGTGGGCACCGGCGTTTACGATCCGTCCGGCGACGAACCGGCCTCGGCATATGGGCTTATCGCGGAGACTATCGAGTACAGCGATAACCATAGCTGGGTAGTGTTCAATCTGCGCGACTCGGCCCGTTTCCATGATGGCCACCCTATTACTGCTTACGACGTGGCTTTTTCCTATCGTTTGCTGGTCAAGGATGGCCACCCCCGATACCGTACCGATCTGCAGGGGATAAAGCGCGTCGATATCCTCAATCGTCATCGAATTCGCTTCGTATTCGATAAACCGGGTCAGCCGCTACTGATCATGCGTCTCGGCGAGCTGCCGGTACTGCCGCAACATTATTGGAAAGACCGAGATTTTCGCGCCACGACGTTCGAGCCCCCACTCGGCAGCGGGCCTTACCGCGTCAGCGAGGTCCAACCTGGACGTCGCCTGAGCTTCGAGCGAGTGAAGAACTGGTGGGGCGCGGATATTCCAGCCAACCGCGGAAAATACAATTTCGATCGGATCGATGTGGAGTTTTATCGGGACACCACGGTCGCATTCGAAGCCTTCAAGGTCGGCGAATTCGATTTCTACATCGAGCATCAAGCGAAAAACTGGGCCAACGGCTATCAGTTTCCGGCGGTTCTGCGCGGTGATGTGATCCGCGCGGAGATCCCGCACCAGATCCCTACCCAGACCCAGGCCCTGTTTATGAACGGGCGCCGACCGGCGTTTGCCGACGTCAAGATCCGTCAGGCTCTGGGCATGCTGTTCGATTTCGAATGGACCAACCGCGCCCTGTTCTACGGCGCTTATCAACGCAGCGAAAGCTACTATCCGAACAGTGAATTCTCGGCGACCGGTACACCGGAAGGAGGCGAATGGTTGCTGCTATCGCCGTTCCGGGACCAGCTACCGGCGCAGCTGTTCACCGAACCGTTCGAACTACCGAAAACGGACGGGCGCGGCATCCCACGCGACACCTTGCGCAAAGCACTGGCGTTGCTTGGTCAAGCCGGCTGGAAACTGACCCCTGACGGTCTTCGCAACAAGGCAGGCCGCGTTTTTCGATTCGAGATCCTGCTCGTCAATCCGGGGCTCGAACGTATTCTCCAGCCCTACGTGGAGAATCTGGCGCGCATCGGTATCCAGGCCCGCTTGCGAACCGTTGATGGTGCACAGTACAAACAGCGCCTGGATCAGTACGACTACGACATGATCCTGACAACGCTGGCCCAGAGCCTCAGTCCTGGGCTCGAACAGTGGTTGTATTTCCATTCCAGCCAAATAAACGTCAAGGGCGGCCGCAACTACGCCGGTGTCGCCAACCCGATCATCGACAGGCTGCTCGAGAAACTGCTTGCAGCCAAGACCCGTGAAGAGCAGATTGCCGCAGCGCGCGCTGTCGACCGCGTCCTGCTCTGGAACCACTACACCATCCCCAACTGGTACATCAGTTACCACCGCCTGGCATACCGCAATCGGTTCGCGCATGTCACCACACCGCCTTACACCCTCGGGCTGCGTGCGTGGTGGTTGAAGGACCTGGAGAAGGCTCAATGA
- a CDS encoding ABC transporter permease, which yields MPLSPLNQRRFALFKAHKRGWWSLWLFLTLFILSLGAELIANDKPIVIRFDGGWYFPVFERYPETVFGGEFPLQADYKGPYIQELIENKGGWMIWPPIPFHHSSINYDLQVPAPAPPSWDNWLGTDDQGRDVLARVIYGFRISVLFALTLTLISSVIGVIAGALQGFYGGWVDLVGQRVLEIWSGLPVLYLLIILASFVQPNFWWLLGIMLLFSWMSLVDVVRAEFLRGRNLEYVRAARALGMRNGAIMFRHILPNAMVSTMTFMPFILTGAIGTLTALDFLGFGLPPGAPSLGELVAQGKANLQAPWLGISAFMVLAIMLTLLVFIGEAARDAFDPRK from the coding sequence ATGCCGTTGTCGCCACTGAATCAGCGCCGCTTCGCCCTGTTCAAAGCTCACAAGCGCGGCTGGTGGTCGCTGTGGCTGTTCCTCACGCTGTTTATCCTGAGCCTGGGCGCCGAGCTGATCGCCAACGACAAGCCGATCGTGATTCGTTTCGATGGCGGTTGGTATTTCCCGGTGTTCGAACGTTATCCAGAGACGGTGTTCGGCGGTGAGTTTCCGCTGCAGGCTGATTACAAGGGCCCCTACATCCAGGAGCTGATCGAAAATAAGGGCGGCTGGATGATCTGGCCACCGATTCCGTTTCACCATTCCAGCATCAATTACGATCTTCAGGTCCCCGCTCCCGCCCCCCCCTCGTGGGATAACTGGCTGGGTACCGACGACCAGGGCCGGGATGTGCTTGCACGGGTCATCTACGGCTTTCGTATCTCGGTCCTATTTGCGCTAACGCTGACGCTGATCAGCTCGGTAATCGGCGTCATTGCCGGTGCACTGCAAGGGTTCTATGGCGGCTGGGTCGATCTCGTTGGGCAGCGAGTGCTGGAAATATGGTCAGGACTGCCCGTGCTTTACCTGCTCATCATTCTCGCAAGCTTCGTGCAACCCAACTTCTGGTGGTTGCTAGGCATCATGCTGCTGTTCTCCTGGATGAGCCTGGTCGACGTGGTCCGCGCCGAGTTTCTGCGCGGCCGCAACCTTGAATACGTACGCGCGGCGCGAGCCCTTGGTATGCGCAACGGCGCGATCATGTTCCGTCATATTCTGCCCAACGCGATGGTTTCGACCATGACTTTCATGCCGTTCATCCTGACCGGCGCGATCGGCACGCTGACTGCCCTGGATTTCCTTGGCTTCGGCCTGCCACCAGGCGCTCCATCTCTGGGAGAGCTGGTGGCGCAAGGGAAAGCGAATTTGCAGGCGCCATGGCTAGGCATCAGTGCATTCATGGTCCTCGCGATCATGCTGACCTTGCTGGTATTTATCGGTGAGGCTGCTCGCGACGCCTTCGACCCCAGGAAATAG
- a CDS encoding microcin C ABC transporter permease YejB — translation MLAYVFRRVLLIIPTLFGILLINFIIIQASPGGPVEQAIAKLEGFEGATSRIAGGGSEVATGSNSYRGAQGLDPDLIAEIERLYGFDKPAPERFWIMLSNYLRLDFGESFFRDATVTELIVEKMPVSISLGLWSTLIMYLASIPLGIAKATRHGSPFDVWTSSAIIVGYAIPAFLFAILLIVLFAGGSYWNWFPLRGLTSSDFDDLTLTGKIVDYFWHLALPVTALVIGNFATLTLLTKNSFLDEINKQYVITARAKGLSKNRVLYGHVFRNAMLIIIAGFPSAFIGMFFTGSLLIEVIFSLDGLGLLSFEAAINRDYPVVFGTLFLFTLLGLVVKLIGDLTYTLVDPRIDFESREA, via the coding sequence ATGCTCGCATACGTTTTCCGGCGGGTGCTGCTGATCATACCTACCCTATTCGGCATCCTGCTGATCAACTTCATCATCATCCAGGCCTCGCCAGGCGGCCCGGTCGAGCAGGCGATCGCTAAGCTTGAAGGGTTCGAAGGAGCGACAAGCCGCATCGCCGGCGGCGGCTCCGAAGTGGCCACCGGCAGCAACAGTTACCGGGGCGCACAAGGCCTGGATCCGGATCTGATCGCCGAGATCGAGCGCCTGTACGGCTTCGACAAGCCGGCGCCGGAACGTTTCTGGATCATGCTCAGCAATTACCTGCGCTTGGATTTCGGCGAAAGCTTTTTTCGCGATGCCACGGTGACAGAACTGATTGTCGAAAAGATGCCGGTGTCGATCTCACTGGGTCTCTGGAGCACGCTGATCATGTATCTAGCGTCGATACCACTTGGCATCGCCAAGGCGACCCGCCATGGCAGCCCGTTCGACGTGTGGACCAGCTCGGCGATTATCGTCGGTTATGCGATACCGGCGTTTTTGTTCGCGATTCTGTTGATCGTCCTGTTCGCAGGCGGTAGCTATTGGAACTGGTTTCCACTAAGGGGGCTGACCTCAAGCGACTTCGACGACCTGACCCTCACTGGCAAGATTGTCGATTACTTCTGGCACCTGGCGCTTCCGGTCACGGCCCTGGTGATCGGCAACTTTGCGACCCTGACCCTGCTGACTAAGAACAGCTTTCTCGACGAGATCAACAAGCAGTACGTAATCACAGCGCGGGCGAAAGGCCTGAGCAAGAATCGCGTGCTCTACGGTCACGTATTTCGCAATGCAATGCTGATCATCATCGCTGGCTTTCCATCAGCTTTCATAGGCATGTTCTTCACCGGCTCGCTGCTGATCGAGGTGATTTTCTCGCTCGACGGACTTGGCTTGCTCAGCTTCGAAGCTGCCATCAACCGCGACTATCCCGTCGTGTTCGGCACGCTGTTTCTCTTTACCCTGCTCGGCCTGGTGGTCAAGTTGATCGGCGATTTGACCTACACGCTCGTTGATCCGCGAATCGACTTCGAAAGCAGGGAGGCCTGA
- a CDS encoding extracellular solute-binding protein codes for MTKNARLSILHAGVLALLCLANTAEAAPRHALTLYDEKPKYPADFSHFDYTNPDAPKGGTLRQAGFGSFDSLNPFINKGVAADDIGLIYDTLTTNSLDEPFTVYGLLAEKIEKGPNNEWVRFYLRPEARFHDGEPVTAEDVVFTFETLVNKGAPHYRGYYADVEKAVVEGPRRVRFDFKHAGNRELPLILGQLPVLPKHWWAQRDFTTGSMEPPLGSGPYRIERVEAGRSVRYARVEDYWGRNLAVNRGFYNFDHVHFDYYRDNTVALQAFKAGHFDYWLETSAKNWATAYDIDAVKNGRIIKEEIANRNPQGMQGFIFNTRRKNLQDVRVREALALLFDFEWTNRQLFNGAYTRTTSYFDNSELASSGLPSEKELSILEPLRGQVPDEVFEKPFKLPQTKADGLIREQQRRAYELLTAAGWKIENDRMMDADGKPVKLEFLLVQADFERVLLPYKRNLAGLGIDLEIRRVDVSQYINRLRSRDYDMIVSGFGQSSSPGNEQREYWHSTSADNPGSRNFIGLKNPAIDTLVEKLIAADSRDELITRTRALDRVLLWGHYVIPNWHIKTWRVAYWNHLAHPEITPSYDIGLMTWWNTPNVETPVPKAVDEEPVANTDGANATRAAER; via the coding sequence ATGACAAAAAACGCACGACTGTCGATCCTGCATGCAGGCGTCCTGGCTCTCCTTTGTCTGGCGAACACAGCCGAGGCGGCTCCCCGGCACGCGCTGACGCTGTACGACGAGAAGCCCAAATACCCTGCGGATTTTTCCCATTTCGACTACACCAACCCGGACGCACCCAAGGGCGGCACCTTGCGCCAGGCGGGCTTCGGCAGTTTCGATTCGCTCAACCCCTTCATTAACAAAGGCGTAGCCGCTGACGACATCGGCCTCATCTATGACACCCTGACAACCAATAGTCTGGATGAGCCTTTCACGGTATACGGCCTGCTGGCAGAAAAAATCGAGAAGGGTCCGAACAATGAGTGGGTACGTTTTTACCTGCGCCCGGAAGCGCGCTTTCACGACGGCGAGCCGGTTACGGCGGAGGATGTGGTGTTCACTTTCGAGACGTTGGTCAATAAGGGCGCGCCGCATTATCGAGGCTATTACGCCGATGTCGAAAAAGCCGTAGTCGAGGGCCCTCGTCGCGTCCGGTTCGATTTCAAGCACGCCGGTAATCGTGAGCTGCCGCTGATACTGGGGCAGCTCCCGGTTCTGCCGAAGCACTGGTGGGCGCAAAGAGACTTCACCACCGGCAGCATGGAGCCGCCGTTGGGCAGTGGTCCCTATCGCATAGAACGTGTGGAGGCCGGTCGCTCGGTGCGCTATGCCCGCGTCGAGGATTACTGGGGCAGGAATCTGGCAGTCAACCGGGGCTTCTATAACTTCGACCACGTGCACTTCGACTACTACCGAGATAACACGGTGGCCCTGCAAGCCTTTAAAGCCGGGCACTTCGATTACTGGCTGGAAACCAGCGCGAAGAATTGGGCCACCGCTTACGATATAGATGCGGTCAAAAACGGGCGAATCATCAAGGAGGAGATCGCCAATCGCAACCCACAAGGCATGCAAGGTTTCATTTTCAATACCCGCAGGAAAAATTTGCAGGACGTCAGAGTTCGGGAAGCCCTCGCACTGCTCTTCGACTTCGAATGGACCAACCGCCAGCTGTTCAACGGCGCCTATACCCGCACCACCAGCTATTTCGACAATTCGGAGCTCGCTTCTTCGGGATTGCCGAGCGAAAAAGAACTGAGCATTCTCGAACCCCTGCGCGGCCAGGTACCCGACGAAGTGTTCGAAAAGCCCTTCAAGTTGCCTCAGACCAAAGCCGATGGCCTGATCCGCGAACAACAGCGTCGAGCCTACGAGCTGCTCACTGCCGCGGGCTGGAAAATCGAAAACGACCGCATGATGGATGCCGACGGCAAGCCGGTCAAACTGGAATTCCTGCTGGTACAAGCAGACTTTGAGAGAGTATTGCTACCCTACAAGCGTAACCTGGCCGGCCTGGGTATCGATCTGGAAATTCGCCGCGTTGATGTCTCGCAGTACATTAACAGGCTGCGTTCACGCGACTACGACATGATCGTCAGCGGTTTCGGCCAGTCCAGCTCTCCAGGTAACGAGCAGCGTGAATACTGGCACTCGACGAGTGCGGACAACCCTGGAAGTCGAAACTTCATCGGCTTGAAGAATCCCGCCATCGATACGCTGGTGGAAAAGCTGATCGCCGCCGATTCGCGTGACGAGCTGATCACCCGTACCCGTGCGCTGGATCGCGTACTGCTTTGGGGGCATTACGTCATTCCGAACTGGCACATCAAGACCTGGCGCGTCGCCTACTGGAACCATCTGGCCCACCCCGAAATCACGCCCAGCTACGATATCGGCCTGATGACCTGGTGGAACACGCCCAACGTGGAAACCCCCGTCCCGAAAGCGGTTGACGAGGAGCCAGTCGCCAACACAGATGGCGCTAACGCCACCCGTGCGGCGGAGCGATAG
- a CDS encoding SurA N-terminal domain-containing protein, with protein sequence MLQNIRDNSQGWIAKTIIGIIVMLLALTGFDAIFNAASNSRNAAEVNGEEISLGELNQAMNMQRRQLAQQLGSNFDPSLLDDKLVRESSLRALIDRALLLQGARDADFAFSETALDQLILQTPEFTVDGAFNAARFDQVIQQMGYTRLQFRELLKQEMLTGQLRAGISGSGFVTDEQIEAFARLEQQTRDFATITVQADAAAVEVSDEETREYYEQNTDRFRSPEQVVLEYVELNKESFFDQVDVSDEQVNDLYQQRIASLAEQRRAAHILIEADDASDADAKKKIEEIAKRLASGEDFAALAKEVSQDPGSANDGGDLGFAGPGVYDPAFEKALYALNEGQVSAPVRSDFGWHLIKLLDLQSPEVPTLESLKPELVRELKAQQVEQRFVEASKQLEDTAFESSDLAQPAQELGLSVQTTEAFGREGGTGIAANRQVVQAAFSDEVLIDAANSSVIELDPDTVVAVRAKEHLQPEVLPFDSVKDDIVAQLQRSKAAEQAREAGERMIATLRDGGEQADQPWNLVEAASRNQEGMEPAVLQQVFRMPKPEATDKPTYGSVRLADGDFVVVRLNGVSEPKTELSEEDKQNYRRFLASRSGQQDFAAYREMLHTDAEIETF encoded by the coding sequence ATGCTTCAGAACATCAGGGACAATTCACAAGGCTGGATTGCCAAAACCATCATCGGCATCATCGTTATGCTACTGGCGCTGACCGGCTTTGATGCCATCTTCAATGCCGCCAGCAACAGCCGGAATGCCGCTGAGGTCAACGGTGAGGAGATCTCGCTGGGCGAGCTCAACCAAGCCATGAACATGCAGCGTCGGCAGCTGGCTCAGCAGTTGGGGAGCAATTTCGATCCCTCGCTGTTGGATGACAAACTGGTACGCGAGTCATCCCTGCGCGCGCTCATTGATCGTGCGCTGTTGCTGCAAGGTGCGCGTGACGCCGACTTCGCCTTCTCCGAGACCGCGCTCGATCAGCTGATTTTGCAAACACCGGAATTTACCGTAGACGGCGCTTTCAACGCAGCGCGGTTCGATCAGGTCATTCAGCAGATGGGCTACACACGCCTCCAATTCCGCGAGCTGCTGAAACAGGAAATGCTGACTGGCCAGTTGCGCGCTGGTATTTCCGGTTCCGGCTTCGTTACGGATGAGCAGATCGAAGCCTTTGCTCGCCTGGAGCAGCAAACCCGCGATTTCGCCACCATTACCGTGCAGGCAGATGCGGCTGCGGTTGAGGTCAGTGACGAAGAGACGCGTGAATACTACGAGCAGAACACTGATCGTTTTCGCTCGCCGGAGCAGGTTGTTCTCGAATATGTCGAATTGAACAAGGAATCGTTCTTTGATCAGGTCGACGTCTCGGATGAGCAAGTGAATGACCTTTATCAGCAGCGCATCGCTAGTCTGGCGGAGCAGCGCCGTGCGGCGCATATTCTGATCGAGGCCGATGACGCCAGCGACGCCGATGCGAAGAAAAAGATCGAGGAGATTGCCAAGCGCTTGGCTAGCGGTGAGGATTTCGCGGCACTGGCCAAAGAGGTCTCACAGGATCCTGGCTCGGCCAATGATGGCGGCGATCTGGGCTTTGCCGGGCCGGGCGTTTATGACCCGGCTTTCGAAAAGGCGTTGTATGCACTCAATGAAGGCCAGGTGTCGGCTCCGGTGCGTTCCGATTTCGGCTGGCATCTGATCAAGTTGTTGGATCTGCAGTCACCCGAAGTTCCGACGCTGGAGAGCCTGAAGCCGGAGCTGGTACGTGAGCTCAAGGCGCAGCAGGTTGAACAGCGTTTTGTCGAGGCGAGCAAGCAATTGGAAGACACCGCATTCGAGTCATCCGATCTTGCCCAGCCGGCGCAGGAGTTGGGCTTGTCCGTGCAGACGACAGAGGCGTTCGGACGTGAGGGTGGTACTGGCATCGCAGCCAATAGGCAGGTTGTTCAGGCGGCGTTCAGCGACGAGGTTCTGATCGATGCTGCCAATAGTAGTGTTATCGAACTGGATCCGGACACCGTCGTTGCGGTGCGTGCGAAAGAGCATCTGCAACCGGAAGTGCTGCCTTTCGATTCTGTGAAGGATGACATCGTTGCCCAGCTACAGCGCAGCAAGGCAGCCGAACAGGCGCGTGAAGCGGGTGAACGAATGATCGCGACGCTGCGTGATGGAGGAGAGCAGGCGGATCAGCCATGGAATCTGGTGGAGGCCGCTTCGCGCAACCAGGAAGGCATGGAACCGGCGGTGCTTCAGCAGGTGTTCCGCATGCCGAAGCCTGAGGCGACCGATAAACCGACTTACGGCAGTGTTCGTCTTGCGGATGGGGATTTCGTCGTTGTACGTCTGAATGGTGTCAGCGAGCCGAAAACCGAGCTTTCGGAAGAGGACAAGCAGAACTACAGGCGCTTCCTGGCCTCGCGCAGCGGTCAGCAAGACTTCGCGGCTTACCGTGAGATGCTGCATACCGACGCCGAGATCGAAACCTTCTGA